Proteins encoded in a region of the Clostridium butyricum genome:
- a CDS encoding HAD family hydrolase, producing MIKLIATDMDGTLLNEKGCLPEGFFEMLEKLKERNIKFVAASGRPYKTLYENFKPKSDYLDYICDNGSYVVLNDMKPVINGLKKDVVHAVIKACEKIENTVVILCGVNGAYHMPCSDDYLKEIDKYYIEKHVVDNIYDVDDNIFKIAICDLNISSENSYKVLNPLFGDENKVVVSGELWVDINGKSVNKGAALKEIQECFNISYEETMVFGDFYNDIEMLKEAHYSFVMENANDDMKQYGNFIAESNNDNGVIKAINEYVLKEEIAEV from the coding sequence ATGATAAAATTAATAGCAACAGACATGGATGGAACTTTATTAAATGAAAAAGGCTGCCTTCCAGAAGGATTCTTTGAAATGCTTGAAAAATTAAAGGAAAGAAACATAAAATTTGTTGCTGCCAGCGGCAGACCTTATAAAACACTCTATGAAAATTTTAAGCCTAAAAGCGACTACCTAGATTATATTTGCGATAACGGATCTTATGTTGTATTAAATGACATGAAGCCTGTTATAAATGGATTAAAAAAGGACGTTGTACATGCAGTTATAAAAGCATGTGAAAAAATAGAAAATACAGTTGTAATTTTATGTGGAGTAAATGGAGCATATCATATGCCATGCTCTGATGATTATTTGAAAGAAATAGATAAATATTATATTGAAAAACATGTGGTAGATAACATTTATGATGTTGATGATAACATATTTAAAATTGCCATATGTGATCTTAATATCTCTTCAGAAAATTCATATAAAGTTTTAAATCCCCTTTTTGGTGATGAAAATAAAGTTGTAGTTTCAGGCGAACTATGGGTAGATATTAATGGTAAGTCTGTAAACAAGGGGGCTGCTCTTAAAGAAATTCAGGAATGTTTCAACATTTCTTATGAAGAAACAATGGTATTTGGCGATTTTTACAATGATATTGAAATGCTTAAAGAAGCTCACTATAGTTTTGTTATGGAAAATGCCAATGATGATATGAAACAATATGGAAATTTTATAGCAGAAAGTAATAATGATAATGGAGTAATTAAGGCAATAAATGAATATGTACTAAAAGAAGAAATAGCTGAAGTTTAA
- a CDS encoding DeoR/GlpR family DNA-binding transcription regulator: MFLEERYSKIIELVNKNGRVAVKDLAKEFEVSEDCIRKDLRELENRKKLKRVYGGAIVNRGHSDIKSVDERKNVNTEIKKQIAENAIDIIEEKDIIFLDVSTINLEIAKKLKDSQIKITVVTNMLEIAMELKKCTNIMIITVGGTFNSEVGAVIGAAADRYIKNFTYDKCFIGVCGINKESGDVSTINLEDGNTKKTIIECSNKSYLVMETEKYNYDEFYKFAKLDEVTGIITEN, translated from the coding sequence ATGTTTCTAGAAGAAAGATATTCAAAAATAATTGAACTTGTAAATAAGAATGGAAGAGTTGCAGTTAAAGATCTTGCAAAAGAATTTGAAGTAAGTGAAGATTGCATAAGAAAAGACCTACGGGAACTTGAAAATAGAAAGAAATTAAAAAGAGTTTATGGAGGTGCAATAGTAAATAGAGGTCATAGTGATATAAAATCTGTTGATGAGAGAAAAAACGTAAATACAGAAATAAAAAAGCAGATTGCAGAGAATGCAATTGATATCATAGAAGAGAAAGATATAATTTTTCTTGATGTATCAACCATTAATCTTGAAATAGCAAAAAAATTAAAAGATTCACAAATCAAAATCACAGTTGTAACAAATATGCTTGAAATTGCTATGGAATTAAAAAAATGTACTAATATAATGATTATAACTGTAGGGGGGACATTTAATTCAGAAGTTGGAGCAGTTATAGGTGCAGCTGCAGACAGGTACATAAAAAACTTTACTTATGATAAATGCTTTATAGGAGTGTGTGGGATAAATAAGGAAAGTGGGGATGTAAGCACAATAAATCTTGAAGATGGAAATACAAAAAAAACAATAATAGAATGTTCTAATAAAAGCTATCTTGTAATGGAAACTGAAAAGTATAATTATGATGAGTTTTATAAGTTTGCAAAATTAGATGAAGTAACCGGAATTATAACAGAAAATTAA
- a CDS encoding phospholipase D-like domain-containing protein, with amino-acid sequence MNIYIILTAILLLLDISCAVSLIFIERRDSTTTWAWLLVLAIFPFLGFILYICLGQNISKEKIFSKKAKIDKNKLKHILDKFKSTYDSSENDQYCLDLIKMNYNTNGSVYTDNNSVKTYINGEDKFRDLIDDIKGAVSFINIQYYIFRCDDLGMELLNLLGKKVSEGVEVRLLVDGMGSSSLKKKNIQYIKSLGIKFSFFFPSIFSFVNLRINYRNHRKIVIIDGRTGYVGGFNVGNEYVNKGKQFDFWRDTHLRIKGDAVLELQKRFTLDWEYAAKESIDEKQYVLTKLTPSVDEAYVLSDLFLDAIKQHKNELMSKNNKFNSTINSSKSSTPANYLKTFNKVGIQIISSGPDNLEEYIRNSYLKIINNARKNIYIQTPYLVPDEPMIMALKLAASSGVDIRIMVPDEADHFFMAYALSASIDTLIKSGIKFYRYKKGFIHAKTICADGCICSIGTANLDIRSFKLNFEINAIIYDSDVTSYNENIFINDMNDCKFLSIEDHNKRSFKTKTLESIVKLIFPLL; translated from the coding sequence ATGAACATTTACATTATACTAACGGCTATACTTTTATTATTAGATATTTCCTGTGCTGTTTCTCTAATCTTTATTGAAAGACGTGATTCAACCACAACCTGGGCATGGCTTTTAGTTCTCGCTATTTTCCCATTCTTAGGTTTTATTTTATATATATGTTTAGGTCAAAACATATCAAAGGAAAAAATCTTCAGTAAAAAAGCAAAAATTGATAAAAACAAATTAAAACATATTCTTGATAAATTTAAAAGCACTTATGATTCATCAGAAAATGATCAATATTGTCTTGATTTAATAAAAATGAATTATAATACAAATGGCAGTGTCTATACAGACAATAATTCTGTAAAAACTTATATAAATGGTGAAGATAAATTTAGAGATTTAATAGATGATATCAAAGGTGCAGTATCCTTTATAAACATACAATATTATATTTTTAGATGTGATGATCTTGGAATGGAACTTTTAAATCTTCTTGGTAAAAAAGTTTCAGAAGGCGTTGAAGTAAGGCTTTTAGTTGATGGTATGGGATCAAGTTCATTAAAAAAGAAAAATATTCAGTACATAAAAAGTCTGGGAATAAAATTCTCATTTTTCTTTCCTAGTATTTTTAGTTTTGTAAACTTACGTATAAATTATAGGAACCATCGTAAAATAGTAATAATTGATGGAAGAACTGGATATGTAGGTGGATTTAATGTAGGTAATGAATATGTAAATAAAGGAAAACAGTTTGATTTCTGGCGAGATACTCATTTAAGAATAAAAGGTGATGCAGTTCTTGAACTTCAAAAGCGTTTTACTCTTGACTGGGAATATGCTGCAAAAGAATCAATTGATGAAAAACAATATGTTCTTACAAAATTGACTCCTTCTGTTGATGAAGCTTATGTTTTAAGTGATTTATTTCTTGATGCAATTAAACAACATAAAAATGAATTAATGAGCAAAAATAATAAATTTAATTCTACCATAAATTCAAGTAAAAGCAGTACTCCAGCAAATTATTTAAAAACATTCAACAAAGTTGGAATACAAATAATCTCAAGCGGACCTGACAATCTTGAAGAATATATAAGAAACTCATATTTAAAAATAATAAATAATGCACGTAAAAACATATATATTCAAACACCTTATCTTGTTCCTGATGAGCCTATGATAATGGCATTAAAATTAGCTGCATCTTCAGGTGTTGATATAAGAATAATGGTTCCAGATGAAGCCGATCATTTTTTTATGGCTTATGCATTAAGTGCCTCAATAGATACACTTATAAAAAGCGGAATAAAATTTTACAGATATAAAAAAGGATTTATTCATGCTAAAACAATATGTGCAGATGGATGTATATGCAGTATAGGTACTGCAAATTTAGATATCAGAAGTTTTAAACTCAATTTTGAAATTAATGCAATTATTTATGATTCTGATGTAACTTCATACAACGAAAATATATTTATAAATGATATGAATGACTGTAAATTTCTTTCCATAGAAGATCATAATAAACGTAGCTTTAAAACAAAAACTCTAGAATCTATAGTAAAGCTTATTTTTCCTCTTCTATAA
- the nifJ gene encoding pyruvate:ferredoxin (flavodoxin) oxidoreductase: MRKMKTMDGNTAAAYISYAFTEVAAIYPITPSSPMAEHVDEWVAKGTKNIFGHPVKVVEMQSEAGAAGAVHGSLQAGVLTTTYTASQGLLLMMPNMYKIAGERLPGVIHVAARALATSSLNIFGDHQDVMSARATGYAMLAEGSVQEVMDLAPVAHLTALKCRMPFMNFFDGFRTSHEVQKIEVLEYDELAKLVDKDALENFRNNALNPNHPVTRGTAQNPDIYFQTREAVNKFYDDIPQVVEEYMSEITKLTGREYHCFDYYGAEDADKIIIAMGSVTDVIEETIDYLNAHGEKTGLVKVRLYRPFSIERLLKVIPQSVKKIAVLDRTKEPGSIGEPLYLDILRSYAGKANAPQIIGGRFGLGSKDPTPSHIAGVFANLDKEEPKNGFTIGIVDDVTNTSLEVVEIDAAKPGTTACKFWGLGSDGTVGANKNAIKIIGDHTDMYAQGYFHYDSKKSGGITVSHLRFGKEQIKSPYLIDKADFVACHNQAYVYKYNVLAGLKKNGKFLLNTIWSKEEVESKLPAEMKRYIAENEIEFYTLNAVKIAQEIGLGGRINMIMQSAFFKIADIIPLEDAVKYLKDAVVKSYGKKGEKVVSMNHDAIDTGINSIVKIEVPSSWKDAKDEVHEAKAESKEIPAFIKDIVVPMNRQEGDSIPVSTFLREGMDDGTFMHGTSAYEKRGVAVNVPEWDSSKCIQCNQCAFVCPHAAIRPFLLNEEEANNAPESVKLVPAKALKSEETLQYSIGVTPLDCTGCGNCAQVCPAPGKALIMKPQNTQEDQIEAWDYAVEKVKNKNPMNKNTVKGSQFEQPLLEYSGACAGCGETPYAKLVTQLFGDRMMIANATGCSSIWGASAPASSYTKNQEGHGPAWANSLFEDNAEFGLGMQFGVEAIRDRIEANAKKAIETGVSEDAKVVLEDWIEHKNSGEATRQRAERVMEVLENENNEFAKAILEDKDFLMKRSQWIFGGDGWAYDIGYGGLDHVLASGENVNVLVFDTEIYSNTGGQSSKSTPTAAIAKFAASGKKTKKKDLGMMAMSYGYVYVAQIAMGADKNQALKAIAEAESYDGPSLIIAYAPCISHGIKVGMANTQAVEKSVVDCGYWNLYRYNPTLKGTKNPFTLDSKEPKTSFRDFLMSEVRYASLAKAFPEAAEELFAKTEADAMERYATYKRLASQE, encoded by the coding sequence ATGAGAAAAATGAAAACAATGGACGGTAATACAGCTGCCGCTTATATATCATATGCATTTACAGAAGTAGCTGCAATTTATCCTATAACACCATCTTCACCAATGGCAGAACATGTTGACGAATGGGTGGCAAAAGGAACTAAAAATATATTTGGACATCCAGTTAAGGTTGTAGAAATGCAATCAGAAGCAGGAGCAGCAGGAGCTGTTCATGGATCACTTCAAGCTGGTGTTTTAACTACAACTTATACAGCATCACAAGGATTACTTTTAATGATGCCAAATATGTACAAGATTGCAGGAGAAAGACTTCCTGGAGTTATTCATGTAGCTGCAAGAGCACTTGCTACATCTTCATTAAATATCTTTGGAGATCACCAAGACGTTATGTCAGCACGTGCAACTGGATATGCAATGCTTGCAGAAGGTTCAGTACAGGAAGTTATGGATTTAGCACCTGTTGCACACTTAACTGCATTAAAATGTAGAATGCCATTTATGAACTTCTTTGATGGATTTAGAACTTCTCATGAGGTACAAAAAATAGAAGTTTTAGAATATGACGAATTAGCTAAGTTAGTTGACAAAGATGCATTAGAAAACTTTAGAAATAATGCGTTAAATCCAAATCATCCTGTAACAAGAGGAACAGCACAAAATCCTGATATATACTTCCAAACTAGAGAAGCTGTTAACAAATTCTACGATGATATTCCACAAGTAGTTGAAGAATATATGAGTGAAATAACAAAGCTTACAGGAAGAGAATATCATTGTTTCGATTATTATGGAGCAGAAGATGCAGATAAAATAATCATAGCAATGGGATCAGTTACAGACGTAATTGAAGAAACTATTGATTACTTAAATGCTCATGGAGAAAAGACTGGTTTAGTTAAAGTAAGACTTTATAGACCGTTCTCAATAGAAAGATTATTAAAGGTTATCCCACAAAGTGTTAAAAAGATAGCTGTTTTAGATAGAACAAAAGAACCAGGTTCAATTGGTGAACCATTATACTTAGATATTTTAAGAAGCTACGCTGGAAAAGCTAATGCACCACAAATAATAGGTGGAAGATTTGGTTTAGGTTCAAAAGATCCAACACCATCTCATATTGCAGGGGTATTTGCTAACTTAGATAAAGAAGAACCAAAGAACGGATTCACTATAGGTATAGTTGATGATGTTACTAACACTTCATTAGAAGTTGTTGAAATTGATGCTGCTAAGCCTGGAACAACAGCTTGTAAGTTCTGGGGACTAGGATCAGATGGTACTGTTGGTGCTAACAAGAATGCAATCAAAATAATCGGTGACCATACAGATATGTACGCTCAAGGATACTTCCATTATGATTCTAAAAAATCAGGTGGTATAACTGTATCTCACTTAAGATTCGGTAAAGAACAAATAAAATCACCATACTTAATTGATAAAGCAGATTTTGTTGCTTGTCATAACCAGGCTTATGTTTACAAGTATAATGTATTAGCTGGATTAAAGAAAAATGGTAAATTCTTATTAAATACAATCTGGTCAAAAGAAGAAGTAGAAAGTAAATTACCAGCAGAAATGAAGAGATACATTGCAGAAAATGAAATTGAATTCTACACATTAAATGCCGTTAAGATAGCACAGGAAATAGGTCTTGGTGGAAGAATCAATATGATAATGCAATCTGCATTCTTCAAGATAGCTGACATAATTCCATTAGAAGATGCTGTTAAATACTTAAAAGACGCAGTAGTTAAATCATATGGGAAAAAAGGTGAAAAGGTTGTTAGCATGAACCATGATGCAATTGACACCGGTATAAACTCAATTGTTAAAATTGAAGTTCCTTCTTCATGGAAAGATGCAAAGGATGAAGTTCACGAAGCAAAAGCTGAATCTAAAGAAATTCCAGCATTTATTAAAGATATCGTAGTACCAATGAACAGACAAGAAGGAGACAGTATTCCTGTTTCAACATTCTTAAGAGAAGGTATGGATGATGGTACATTCATGCATGGTACTTCGGCATATGAAAAGAGAGGGGTTGCAGTTAATGTTCCAGAATGGGATTCATCAAAATGTATACAATGTAACCAATGTGCATTTGTATGTCCTCATGCTGCAATAAGACCATTCTTATTAAATGAAGAAGAAGCTAATAATGCTCCAGAAAGTGTTAAATTAGTACCAGCTAAAGCATTAAAGAGCGAAGAAACATTACAATACAGCATAGGTGTTACACCACTTGACTGTACTGGATGTGGAAACTGTGCACAGGTTTGTCCAGCACCAGGTAAGGCTCTTATCATGAAGCCACAAAATACTCAAGAAGATCAAATCGAAGCTTGGGATTATGCTGTGGAAAAAGTTAAGAACAAGAATCCTATGAACAAAAATACTGTTAAGGGAAGTCAATTTGAACAACCATTACTTGAATACAGTGGAGCTTGTGCTGGATGTGGAGAAACTCCATATGCTAAGCTTGTAACACAATTATTCGGTGATAGAATGATGATAGCAAATGCTACAGGATGTTCATCAATATGGGGAGCATCAGCACCAGCAAGTTCATACACTAAGAACCAAGAAGGACACGGTCCAGCATGGGCAAATTCACTATTTGAAGATAATGCTGAATTTGGTCTTGGAATGCAGTTCGGTGTTGAAGCAATAAGGGATAGAATTGAAGCTAATGCTAAGAAGGCAATTGAAACTGGTGTTTCTGAAGATGCAAAAGTTGTATTAGAAGATTGGATAGAACATAAAAATTCTGGCGAAGCTACAAGACAAAGAGCAGAAAGAGTTATGGAAGTGTTAGAAAATGAAAATAACGAATTTGCTAAAGCTATCTTAGAAGATAAAGATTTCTTAATGAAGAGATCACAATGGATCTTTGGAGGAGATGGATGGGCTTACGACATCGGATACGGTGGACTTGACCACGTTCTTGCTTCAGGAGAAAACGTAAATGTATTGGTATTTGATACAGAAATTTACTCAAATACTGGCGGTCAGTCTTCAAAGTCTACTCCAACAGCTGCAATAGCTAAGTTTGCTGCAAGTGGTAAGAAGACTAAGAAGAAAGATTTAGGTATGATGGCAATGAGCTACGGATATGTATATGTTGCTCAAATAGCTATGGGAGCTGATAAAAATCAAGCACTTAAGGCAATAGCAGAAGCTGAAAGCTATGATGGACCATCATTAATAATTGCATATGCTCCATGTATCAGCCACGGTATTAAAGTTGGTATGGCTAATACTCAAGCTGTAGAAAAGAGCGTTGTAGATTGTGGTTACTGGAATCTTTATAGATACAACCCAACATTAAAAGGAACTAAGAATCCATTTACTTTAGATTCTAAGGAACCAAAAACAAGTTTTAGAGACTTCTTAATGAGTGAAGTTAGATATGCATCACTTGCAAAGGCATTCCCTGAAGCAGCAGAAGAATTATTTGCTAAAACAGAAGCTGATGCAATGGAAAGATATGCAACTTATAAGAGATTAGCAAGTCAAGAATAG
- a CDS encoding response regulator translates to MKDTRILIVDDSPFQIALLSDVLEEQGFEVVGQAMSLEEVKSEVKRTKPDLVTMDLTIPGTDGFECTKAVHDIDSNIKVIVVSSMMDEELINKAKKLGISGFIQKPVDTEELTLLINRVMADEDLFCELEILYLGAYTEATLNIFNRLTKTVPEITNISFENKEKTSAGISIVLGIIGKYSGRLIMDMSLETAEKFSECLLRRKAKNNEEVLNVVSEVANMLAGNGCSIINKKNKVFGLRVAPPTTIHGESINISKAELECNFSADIKSEFGDISLNLGFRRGESEWMSDI, encoded by the coding sequence ATGAAAGATACTAGAATTTTAATAGTTGATGATTCTCCATTCCAAATCGCATTATTAAGTGATGTACTAGAAGAACAAGGTTTTGAAGTAGTGGGACAAGCTATGTCTCTTGAAGAAGTAAAAAGTGAGGTTAAGAGAACAAAACCAGATCTTGTTACCATGGATTTAACGATACCAGGAACAGATGGGTTTGAATGTACAAAAGCTGTACATGATATCGATAGCAATATAAAAGTTATAGTTGTAAGTTCAATGATGGATGAAGAACTTATAAATAAAGCTAAAAAACTTGGAATAAGTGGTTTTATTCAAAAACCTGTAGATACTGAAGAATTGACACTTCTTATTAATAGGGTAATGGCAGATGAAGATTTGTTTTGTGAATTGGAAATTTTATATTTAGGGGCTTATACTGAGGCAACTTTAAATATATTTAACAGATTAACAAAAACTGTACCTGAAATTACTAATATTAGTTTTGAAAATAAGGAAAAAACAAGTGCAGGAATATCTATTGTACTTGGAATAATAGGAAAATATAGTGGAAGACTTATTATGGACATGTCTCTTGAGACTGCAGAAAAGTTTTCAGAATGCCTTCTTAGAAGAAAGGCAAAAAATAACGAAGAAGTTTTAAATGTTGTTTCAGAAGTAGCAAATATGCTTGCTGGAAATGGATGTTCAATAATAAATAAGAAAAATAAAGTATTTGGTCTTAGAGTAGCACCTCCAACGACGATACATGGAGAATCAATAAATATTTCTAAAGCTGAACTTGAATGTAATTTTTCGGCTGATATAAAAAGTGAATTTGGGGATATTTCATTAAATTTAGGTTTCAGAAGAGGTGAAAGTGAATGGATGTCAGACATATAA
- a CDS encoding chemotaxis protein CheX, whose protein sequence is MDVRHINPVIESVGNIMPQLGFAEVSKKGVTLKDRNIQSPGVVIIIGLIGDVKGNIIYGLSIDNAKKIASQMMMGMPVDDFNEMAQSAISELVNMLTANVATNFSRDNITVDISTPTLIQGEFTANASTDKVVCVEMDVDGINIQINISLS, encoded by the coding sequence ATGGATGTCAGACATATAAATCCAGTAATAGAATCAGTAGGCAATATAATGCCACAATTAGGATTTGCTGAAGTCTCAAAAAAGGGAGTAACTTTAAAAGATAGGAATATTCAAAGTCCAGGTGTAGTTATAATAATAGGACTTATAGGTGACGTTAAAGGAAATATTATTTATGGATTATCTATAGATAATGCAAAAAAGATAGCTTCACAGATGATGATGGGAATGCCTGTTGATGATTTCAATGAAATGGCACAAAGTGCAATTTCAGAACTTGTAAATATGCTCACAGCAAATGTAGCAACAAATTTTTCTAGAGATAACATAACAGTAGATATATCAACTCCTACACTTATTCAAGGAGAATTTACAGCTAATGCAAGTACTGATAAAGTTGTTTGTGTTGAGATGGATGTAGATGGAATAAATATTCAAATTAATATTTCTCTATCTTAA
- a CDS encoding methylated-DNA--[protein]-cysteine S-methyltransferase, which yields MINSFTYDTDFGKITICEKDNFIIETVIGISSFKADRIIESPMIRKAHTQLNEYFKGIRKSFDLPLNPKGTEFQKKVWDVLLKIPYGSTCSYKDVAISIGNEKACRAVGSANNRNPIFIFIPCHRVIGTNGGLVGYGGGIQLKEKLLLLEKKNK from the coding sequence ATGATAAATTCATTTACTTATGATACAGACTTTGGGAAAATAACAATATGTGAAAAAGATAATTTTATTATTGAGACAGTCATTGGTATTTCATCCTTTAAAGCCGATAGAATTATAGAATCTCCTATGATAAGGAAAGCACATACACAGCTTAATGAATACTTTAAAGGTATTAGAAAGTCATTTGATCTTCCTCTTAATCCAAAGGGAACAGAATTTCAAAAGAAGGTTTGGGATGTTTTGTTAAAAATTCCATATGGCTCTACCTGCTCATATAAAGATGTTGCTATCAGTATTGGTAATGAAAAAGCCTGTCGTGCTGTAGGAAGTGCAAATAATAGAAATCCAATATTTATCTTCATACCATGTCATCGTGTAATAGGTACAAATGGAGGTCTTGTTGGATACGGTGGTGGTATTCAGTTAAAAGAAAAACTTTTACTTCTTGAAAAGAAGAATAAATAA
- a CDS encoding GH25 family lysozyme: MNSIKKLVIVAITVITAGLPIASYAASHETLGQSVDLQQYENNSSLQKEENENTSAKNLKGWNTTDGNKYYYTDDNKKAKGWTNIDDKWYYFDPSGKLLTGWILDDTKWYYSDSNGEKKTGWITIDNKKYYLDESGIMATGLVKDKDNTYLFNNSGDMLTGWKLLSNNKWYYFNEDGTMKTGWFISNNLKYYLKEDGSMSTGWQTIDGKDYYFNKSGALRSGWIGIGKDIFYLDNNGAKVTDKAIDGYTLDSNGKLVLPSNQTEPDIDLYFTNKNININTEECDYKSKNKGIQESVFKGIDISNHNGYVDFNAVKQAGIKAVYMKASESDYFVDQYAEENCKNAKAAGLKVGFYHYLTGTSSPEDQARLFYQCIKDKPNDLKPCVDVEVSSSTALNYTVRFINEFKKLSNMDVCIYTYTNFINNFDSSLSSYSLWEANYNDSPFSLPGNSVWNSKAGHQYTSEGYIPGIGGQLDLDVFNHDILL, from the coding sequence GTGAACAGTATAAAAAAACTTGTTATAGTTGCTATTACAGTAATAACTGCTGGATTACCAATAGCATCTTACGCAGCATCACACGAAACATTAGGACAATCTGTTGATTTACAACAATACGAAAACAATAGTAGCTTACAAAAAGAAGAAAATGAAAACACTTCAGCAAAAAATTTAAAAGGCTGGAATACAACGGATGGCAATAAATATTATTACACTGATGATAATAAAAAAGCTAAAGGCTGGACTAATATAGATGATAAATGGTACTATTTTGATCCTTCTGGCAAGTTACTTACAGGATGGATTTTAGATGATACAAAGTGGTACTACTCTGACAGTAATGGTGAGAAAAAGACTGGATGGATTACTATAGACAACAAAAAGTACTACCTTGATGAGTCTGGAATCATGGCTACAGGATTAGTTAAAGATAAAGATAATACATATCTATTCAATAATAGTGGAGATATGCTCACTGGTTGGAAGTTATTATCTAATAATAAATGGTATTATTTTAACGAAGATGGAACCATGAAAACTGGCTGGTTCATCTCTAATAATTTAAAATACTATTTAAAAGAAGACGGAAGCATGTCGACTGGTTGGCAGACAATTGATGGAAAAGATTATTATTTTAATAAGAGTGGTGCTTTAAGAAGTGGCTGGATAGGTATTGGAAAAGATATTTTCTATCTTGATAACAATGGTGCTAAAGTCACTGATAAAGCCATCGATGGATATACACTTGATTCAAATGGAAAACTTGTTCTTCCTTCAAATCAAACAGAACCTGACATAGACCTATATTTTACAAATAAAAATATAAATATCAACACTGAAGAATGTGATTATAAAAGTAAAAATAAAGGAATTCAAGAAAGCGTATTTAAAGGAATAGATATAAGCAACCATAATGGATATGTAGACTTTAACGCTGTTAAACAAGCTGGTATAAAAGCTGTTTATATGAAAGCTTCTGAAAGTGATTACTTTGTAGATCAGTATGCAGAAGAAAATTGCAAGAATGCTAAGGCTGCTGGACTTAAAGTTGGATTTTATCACTACTTAACAGGTACAAGCTCTCCAGAAGATCAAGCAAGACTTTTTTATCAATGCATTAAAGACAAGCCTAATGATCTTAAACCTTGTGTGGATGTTGAAGTAAGTTCTTCAACAGCATTAAATTATACTGTAAGATTTATAAATGAGTTTAAAAAATTAAGTAATATGGATGTTTGCATATATACTTATACTAACTTTATAAACAATTTTGACTCAAGCTTATCATCATATTCACTATGGGAAGCAAATTATAATGATTCTCCATTCTCCCTTCCTGGAAATAGTGTTTGGAATTCAAAAGCCGGACATCAGTATACCTCTGAAGGATATATTCCTGGAATAGGTGGACAACTTGATCTTGATGTTTTTAATCACGATATTTTATTGTAA
- a CDS encoding ArsR/SmtB family transcription factor, producing the protein MENRYQINAKVFKAFCDENRLMIIEMLQNGEKCACHLLEQMNISQSTLSHHMKILCESGIVVSRKEGKWTYYSISSEGSKYACELLKELTQVISNKKCDDSRCHT; encoded by the coding sequence TTGGAAAATAGATACCAAATTAATGCTAAAGTTTTTAAAGCTTTTTGTGATGAAAATAGATTAATGATAATTGAAATGCTACAAAATGGAGAAAAGTGTGCATGTCATCTATTGGAACAAATGAATATAAGTCAATCTACATTATCACATCACATGAAAATACTTTGTGAATCAGGCATTGTTGTAAGTAGAAAAGAAGGAAAATGGACCTACTATTCAATCAGCTCTGAAGGAAGCAAATATGCTTGCGAACTATTAAAAGAGCTAACACAAGTTATTTCTAATAAAAAGTGTGATGATAGCAGATGCCATACATAA
- the arsD gene encoding arsenite efflux transporter metallochaperone ArsD: MKKMIIFDPAMCCSTGVCGPSVNPELLRVATTINVLKNKGVIIERYNLSQNPQAFIDNKTISDILNSNGVKVLPVTMVDGIVVKHGSYPTNEEFCSLLGIPAEFLKSNIKIKRSEKCNCKGGCC; this comes from the coding sequence ATGAAAAAAATGATTATTTTTGACCCAGCTATGTGCTGTTCAACAGGGGTATGTGGTCCATCTGTAAATCCTGAATTATTAAGGGTTGCTACAACTATTAATGTTTTAAAAAACAAAGGAGTAATTATAGAGCGATATAATCTATCTCAAAATCCGCAGGCTTTCATTGATAATAAAACAATCAGCGATATATTAAATTCTAATGGAGTTAAGGTACTGCCTGTAACTATGGTAGATGGTATTGTTGTAAAGCATGGAAGTTATCCTACAAATGAAGAATTCTGTTCATTGCTTGGCATACCAGCAGAATTTTTAAAAAGCAATATAAAAATCAAAAGAAGTGAAAAGTGTAATTGCAAAGGAGGATGCTGTTAA